From the Butyrivibrio fibrisolvens genome, one window contains:
- the addA gene encoding helicase-exonuclease AddAB subunit AddA codes for MAEVKFTSEQQSVIDARNCNILVSAAAGSGKTAVLVERIIQLITNGEDGKEPLDIDHLLVVTFTRAAAASMKDKITAAIAKRLLESPDDAHLQKQETLIHNAQITTIDSFCQYIIRNNFNDIGIDPSYRVADEGEIKLLEESVMKDLLEAKYEEADEDFMYTAEYFSEGSGDKGLEQQLLRLYHYSISMPWPVDWLRDRSHDYDIDEETFDTKDWVTEYIESVRTDLYELAASIQRGIIICNQPDGPYMYEELLESEKDMIQNAAQRMDYESLRNALNTMSFATLPRKKDDSVSPDKRDMVKKIRDDVKKSIKAFKEKYFAQDKETIIAASMLASRALKGLSELAIDFKQALDDKKREQNIIDFGDMEHFALNILIDHDPETRKNKPTDVAMQYAEFYREILIDEYQDSNSVQELILSAIAGSTEDTYDRFMVGDVKQSIYKFRLARPEIFMDKLRTYDKSDTASLRRIDLHRNFRSRRRVLDFVNYIFRRIMGADLGKVSYDEDAMLITGASYPDDPSEEDFFAPEIILLQDDDASTGSDSESGEDSAPEDEDGPDIWGLEDEPIRPGQKLNPRQKEAMVIAGRIKELIKDGYVSDGNGGFRSIHYSDIVILLRATLGWDDTFRKILESEGIPAYIESRTGYFAAIEVATLLNYLRIIDNPLQDIPLASVMHSAIGRFTDEDLARIKAFVCGDLRKKEEEIPDKFYEHLVYIEKFSGLICDTGLSEDDGCEDDTEKRQDTGSENTVPDEIKELAIRVHAFLDALRDLRRRAVYMPVHELLEFIIDSTGYLNYVTAMPGGIRRRANIEMLLTRATSFENTSFKGLFNFIRYIEELEKYEVDFGEANVIDENADVVRIMSIHKSKGLEFPVVFVSGTSKGFNKQDTNAPVLLEEDVGIGLNAVDLDLRVKSVTPRRIMIADRMKKDSLGEELRVLYVALTRAKEKLIITGQIGKMDTFIQNEQYLAFSKGPKDQEQLLPYSARNKAGDYLTLILRSMIGHPAMKEVADALGVDVSLIGYDKIAVTDSENCNTAIEAAGITPPAKIKLVYSGDLNSMVLKDQVDSVIRREKLEGGITPLDIDQDLGKALADNFAFEYGHKEYASLYTKTTVSELKRAAYTEALEPDTRIIRSDEEEYVPRFIKGFDDEDKLSGAGRGTAYHRVMELLDDEILAKDDITAADILDFLKRKESEGRMDEPSVKSIYAKDIVAFLDTELGKRFRQASIRGDLYRERQFMMGIPATEVSKDLPDGEIMLIQGVIDAWFVEGDEIVLVDYKTDRVKEASELLSRYKVQIDYYTRALERMTHKKVRERYLYSFALSESVVI; via the coding sequence ATGGCAGAAGTTAAGTTTACAAGTGAACAGCAGTCGGTCATAGACGCAAGGAATTGTAATATTCTGGTATCTGCTGCGGCAGGATCAGGTAAGACAGCTGTTCTTGTTGAGAGAATAATACAACTAATAACGAATGGGGAGGATGGCAAAGAACCTCTTGATATAGATCATCTTCTGGTGGTTACATTCACTAGAGCTGCGGCAGCTTCTATGAAGGATAAGATAACTGCAGCTATAGCCAAAAGGCTCCTTGAAAGTCCTGACGATGCCCATCTTCAGAAGCAGGAGACACTTATTCATAATGCGCAGATCACTACGATAGACTCTTTTTGCCAGTATATTATAAGGAATAATTTTAATGATATTGGTATAGATCCATCCTACAGGGTTGCAGATGAAGGTGAGATCAAACTCCTCGAAGAGAGTGTTATGAAGGACCTGCTTGAAGCCAAATACGAAGAAGCTGACGAAGATTTTATGTATACAGCTGAGTATTTTTCAGAAGGATCAGGGGATAAAGGTCTTGAGCAGCAGCTGCTGCGCCTGTATCACTATTCTATTAGTATGCCATGGCCGGTTGACTGGCTTAGAGACAGGAGTCATGACTATGATATAGATGAAGAGACTTTCGATACCAAGGACTGGGTCACAGAGTACATAGAATCTGTAAGGACAGATCTATACGAGCTTGCTGCTAGTATCCAAAGGGGCATAATTATCTGCAATCAGCCGGATGGCCCGTATATGTATGAAGAGCTTCTTGAATCTGAGAAGGATATGATACAGAATGCTGCGCAGCGTATGGATTATGAATCACTTCGAAATGCCCTGAATACTATGTCCTTTGCAACCCTTCCTCGCAAAAAGGATGACAGCGTATCTCCTGATAAAAGAGATATGGTCAAAAAGATAAGAGATGATGTCAAAAAAAGCATTAAGGCTTTTAAAGAAAAATATTTTGCTCAGGACAAAGAGACGATAATCGCTGCAAGTATGCTGGCATCACGCGCTCTTAAAGGCTTATCTGAACTTGCGATAGATTTTAAACAGGCTCTTGATGACAAAAAGCGTGAACAAAATATCATCGACTTTGGCGATATGGAGCATTTTGCTCTGAATATCCTTATAGACCATGATCCCGAGACCAGGAAGAATAAGCCTACAGATGTGGCAATGCAGTATGCTGAGTTCTACAGGGAGATCCTGATAGATGAGTACCAGGACAGTAACTCTGTTCAGGAACTGATACTATCAGCTATAGCAGGAAGTACCGAAGATACCTATGACAGATTTATGGTAGGTGATGTCAAGCAGAGTATCTACAAGTTCCGTCTTGCAAGACCTGAGATCTTTATGGATAAGCTCAGGACTTACGATAAGTCAGATACAGCGTCTCTTAGGCGTATAGATCTTCACAGGAATTTTAGAAGTAGGCGTAGGGTCCTTGATTTTGTCAATTATATATTCAGAAGGATAATGGGGGCTGACCTTGGCAAGGTTTCTTATGACGAGGATGCTATGCTCATAACAGGTGCTTCGTATCCTGATGATCCTAGCGAGGAAGATTTTTTTGCTCCGGAGATAATACTGCTTCAGGATGATGATGCTAGTACTGGCTCTGATAGCGAGTCAGGTGAAGATAGCGCACCGGAAGATGAGGATGGGCCTGATATATGGGGACTTGAAGATGAACCTATAAGGCCCGGACAGAAGCTTAACCCAAGACAAAAGGAAGCTATGGTAATAGCCGGAAGGATCAAAGAACTGATCAAAGACGGCTATGTATCTGATGGAAACGGCGGCTTTAGAAGTATTCATTATAGCGATATAGTGATCCTATTAAGAGCAACCCTTGGATGGGATGATACTTTTAGAAAGATTTTAGAGTCAGAAGGTATACCTGCATATATTGAGTCAAGAACAGGATATTTTGCAGCGATAGAAGTTGCGACACTGCTGAACTACCTGCGCATTATTGACAATCCTCTTCAGGATATACCTCTTGCATCTGTGATGCATTCTGCGATCGGAAGATTCACTGATGAAGATCTTGCCCGTATCAAAGCCTTTGTATGCGGCGACCTTAGAAAAAAGGAAGAAGAGATCCCTGATAAGTTCTATGAGCATCTTGTGTATATAGAGAAGTTTTCAGGACTTATATGTGATACAGGGCTTAGCGAAGATGACGGATGTGAAGATGATACTGAAAAAAGACAGGACACAGGATCAGAAAATACAGTACCGGATGAGATTAAAGAACTGGCGATAAGAGTTCATGCATTTCTTGATGCTCTAAGAGACCTAAGGCGCAGGGCTGTATATATGCCTGTTCATGAACTTCTTGAATTTATAATAGATTCTACCGGGTATCTTAACTATGTTACAGCTATGCCGGGAGGTATCAGAAGGCGTGCCAATATCGAGATGCTGCTTACAAGAGCAACCTCTTTTGAAAATACCAGCTTCAAGGGCCTTTTTAACTTCATACGTTATATAGAGGAACTCGAGAAGTATGAGGTGGATTTTGGCGAAGCCAATGTCATAGATGAAAATGCCGATGTAGTGCGCATCATGAGTATTCATAAGAGTAAAGGTCTGGAATTCCCTGTAGTATTCGTATCAGGTACTTCCAAAGGCTTTAATAAACAGGATACCAATGCGCCTGTACTTCTTGAAGAGGACGTAGGTATAGGCCTTAATGCAGTAGATCTGGATCTAAGAGTCAAGTCCGTAACTCCAAGGCGTATCATGATAGCTGACAGGATGAAAAAAGACAGCCTTGGCGAAGAGTTAAGAGTTTTGTATGTAGCACTTACAAGAGCCAAGGAGAAGCTTATAATAACAGGCCAGATAGGTAAAATGGATACGTTCATACAAAATGAGCAGTATCTGGCTTTTAGTAAAGGACCTAAAGATCAGGAACAGCTCCTTCCCTATTCTGCAAGGAATAAAGCCGGAGATTATCTGACCCTTATCCTTCGCTCTATGATAGGACATCCTGCGATGAAGGAAGTCGCAGATGCTCTTGGCGTAGACGTAAGCCTTATAGGATATGACAAGATAGCTGTTACGGACTCAGAGAACTGCAATACCGCAATTGAGGCAGCAGGCATAACTCCTCCTGCCAAGATAAAACTTGTGTATTCCGGTGATCTAAACTCTATGGTGCTCAAAGACCAGGTTGATAGTGTGATACGTAGGGAGAAACTTGAAGGCGGCATAACACCTCTTGATATAGATCAGGATCTTGGCAAGGCACTTGCAGATAACTTTGCTTTTGAATATGGTCACAAGGAATATGCTTCGCTATATACCAAGACAACAGTATCTGAACTAAAAAGAGCTGCTTATACCGAAGCTCTAGAGCCTGATACCAGGATCATAAGATCAGATGAAGAAGAATATGTCCCAAGATTCATCAAAGGTTTCGATGACGAAGATAAGCTGTCGGGAGCAGGAAGAGGAACAGCTTACCATAGAGTTATGGAACTTCTGGATGATGAGATACTGGCCAAAGATGACATTACTGCAGCGGACATTCTTGATTTTCTAAAACGTAAAGAGTCAGAAGGAAGAATGGACGAGCCGTCAGTAAAGAGCATCTATGCCAAAGATATCGTGGCATTCCTTGATACAGAACTTGGAAAGAGATTCAGGCAGGCTTCTATCAGGGGAGACCTATACAGAGAGCGTCAGTTCATGATGGGAATCCCGGCAACAGAAGTATCTAAAGATCTTCCTGATGGCGAGATCATGCTGATACAGGGTGTTATCGATGCATGGTTTGTAGAAGGAGATGAGATAGTGCTTGTAGATTACAAGACTGATCGTGTAAAGGAGGCATCTGAACTTCTATCAAGGTACAAGGTCCAGATAGATTACTACACAAGAGCTCTTGAAAGGATGACCCATAAGAAGGTCAGGGAGCGGTACCTGTACTCCTTTGCACTTAGCGAAAGCGTAGTCATA
- a CDS encoding PD-(D/E)XK nuclease family protein → MLRFCFGASGSGKSHRLYEEIIDRSTKDTDRNYLIIVPDQFTMQTQMDIVRMHPDQGIMNIDVLSFGRLSHRIFEETGRRTEAVLDDVGKSLILRHVADLNKDELPVIGSHMHRAGYIDEVKSTISELMQYDVGPDQMKILIDNCQSRRALKSKLSDLQLLYQKFQEYTEGKYVTPEETLSFLCKRLAASNLVKDSVIVFDGFTGFTPIQYRVIEELLTCASEVIVSLEMDDESDPYKDNISEQELFYLSKKTVQSLLKCEWRCLQRLDPMGTPDYDRWKGYRDLHNDDIVLKGTNYRLKGNAPMAFLEQNLFRYRASSYDGDSADVSDSIVIAQCDSPSEEVRQALIFISRMIRKDPELFYRDFAIVCGDLSTYGEKIKRDADTFGIPVYIDETRGIKLNPFIEYIRSALDIVRTDYSYETVFHFMRSGMMDFDDDKIDLLENYVRSLGIRGHKAWEDIFTRRPRSRRKADAKDDERMVLFLDEMNRMRQELVDMISPIMDNHKKTVLELSKGLYEFIQKGNAGAKLLRYAERFAIEGDGVKADEYSQIYGKIMELLDQVALLLGDEKISLKEYMEILDAGFGEIEVGTIPQNVDTVRVGDIERSRLSNIKYLLFLGVNDTNIPKHASEGGILSDIDRQFLMTSVPDIELAPSPRQQMYIQRLYLYMNLTKPSKLLYMSYAGISADGKSLNPAYIIGKIRALFPDLKVRMPGTDPIERQLLNMNDARTYICMKAREYADGNMKEDEEKKFLTLYDILNKDDPAAAKRVHEAAFLRYTNSPLPKALASALYGNYLENSVSRLEVFASCCYEHFVKYGLMLDERSEYDFDNADLGNVFHSVLELFSLRLEEKGIEWTKFTDEQGQEILSEVIQEVTGEYGENVLYSSARNVAAIDRMYRILLRSVKTLRYQLQKGDFKPEKFELDFKEAGNIDEINIALTPEEETRIRQKMQLHGRIDRMDIATDEDDNIYIKIIDFKSGNKSFDIASVYYGLQLQLVVYMNVAMAMERHDNPDKEVVPAAILYYHVADPLVDAKDTDNDPERINQKIIKELKASGVINADKKVIDLLDKSIAQGATESDILHVKLKKDGSFYASSQVMENDSYMAVSSYVRHKIREYGRRILDGDIEVNPYSLGNKNACTYCNFRSICGFDVSTPGYQLRELSKLSEDEVMTLIKDEGQHGRS, encoded by the coding sequence ATGCTTAGATTTTGCTTTGGAGCTTCAGGCTCAGGTAAGAGCCACAGACTATATGAAGAGATCATAGATCGTAGTACCAAAGATACTGACAGGAACTACCTTATCATAGTGCCTGACCAGTTCACCATGCAGACGCAGATGGACATCGTCAGGATGCATCCCGATCAGGGCATCATGAATATTGACGTCTTATCTTTTGGACGACTATCCCACAGAATATTTGAAGAGACAGGAAGGCGCACAGAAGCTGTCCTTGATGATGTAGGTAAGTCTCTTATCTTAAGGCATGTTGCTGATCTTAATAAGGACGAACTTCCTGTTATTGGCTCTCATATGCACAGAGCAGGATATATAGACGAAGTCAAGTCTACAATATCAGAGCTGATGCAGTATGATGTAGGGCCTGATCAGATGAAGATATTGATTGACAATTGCCAGTCAAGAAGAGCTCTTAAGAGTAAACTCTCTGATCTACAGCTGCTATATCAAAAGTTTCAGGAATATACAGAAGGTAAATACGTTACTCCCGAAGAGACTCTCTCATTTTTGTGTAAGAGACTTGCCGCTTCTAACCTTGTCAAAGACAGCGTTATCGTATTTGACGGCTTTACGGGATTTACTCCTATTCAGTACAGGGTCATAGAAGAGCTGCTTACATGTGCTAGCGAAGTTATCGTATCACTTGAGATGGATGATGAGTCAGATCCTTACAAAGATAATATAAGCGAGCAGGAGCTCTTTTACCTGAGTAAGAAAACTGTCCAGAGTCTTCTTAAGTGTGAGTGGAGATGTCTTCAAAGACTTGATCCTATGGGAACGCCTGATTATGACAGGTGGAAGGGATACAGGGATCTTCACAACGACGATATAGTCCTTAAGGGGACTAATTACAGGCTCAAAGGCAATGCGCCTATGGCATTTCTTGAGCAGAATCTGTTCAGATACAGAGCATCTTCTTATGATGGTGATAGTGCTGATGTTTCAGATAGTATAGTTATAGCTCAGTGTGACAGTCCTTCTGAAGAGGTGCGACAGGCTCTTATCTTCATAAGCCGCATGATCAGGAAGGATCCTGAGCTGTTCTACCGCGATTTTGCGATAGTCTGTGGTGATCTGTCTACTTATGGTGAGAAGATCAAAAGAGATGCTGATACTTTTGGTATACCTGTTTATATTGATGAGACCAGAGGTATTAAGCTCAATCCCTTTATAGAATACATCCGCAGCGCCCTTGATATAGTCAGAACCGATTACAGCTATGAGACGGTCTTTCATTTCATGCGAAGCGGTATGATGGATTTTGATGATGACAAGATAGACCTTCTTGAGAACTATGTCAGATCTCTTGGCATAAGGGGGCATAAAGCCTGGGAAGATATATTCACAAGGCGCCCTAGAAGCCGCAGGAAGGCTGATGCTAAGGACGATGAGAGGATGGTCTTGTTCCTGGATGAGATGAATCGCATGAGACAGGAACTTGTAGATATGATAAGTCCTATCATGGACAATCATAAAAAGACTGTGCTGGAACTGTCTAAGGGTCTATATGAATTTATACAAAAAGGTAATGCAGGTGCCAAGCTTTTAAGATATGCAGAGCGTTTTGCCATAGAGGGTGATGGTGTCAAGGCTGATGAGTACAGCCAGATATATGGCAAGATCATGGAACTTCTGGATCAGGTTGCCCTTCTTCTTGGAGATGAGAAGATATCATTAAAAGAATATATGGAGATCCTGGATGCTGGATTTGGAGAGATAGAGGTTGGTACTATCCCGCAGAATGTTGATACTGTAAGAGTCGGAGATATAGAGAGAAGCCGTCTTTCTAATATCAAGTATCTACTTTTTCTGGGAGTCAATGATACCAATATTCCTAAGCATGCATCAGAAGGCGGTATATTGTCGGATATAGACAGGCAGTTCCTTATGACAAGCGTTCCGGATATAGAGCTTGCGCCGTCTCCAAGGCAGCAGATGTATATCCAGAGGCTCTATCTGTATATGAATCTGACTAAGCCTTCAAAGCTTCTGTATATGTCATATGCAGGGATATCTGCAGATGGTAAGAGCCTTAATCCTGCATATATCATAGGCAAGATCAGGGCTTTGTTCCCGGATCTTAAAGTCAGAATGCCAGGCACGGATCCTATAGAGAGACAGCTCCTTAATATGAATGATGCCAGGACCTATATCTGTATGAAGGCCAGAGAGTATGCAGATGGCAATATGAAGGAGGATGAGGAGAAGAAGTTCCTGACACTCTATGATATTTTGAATAAAGATGATCCCGCCGCTGCTAAGAGGGTTCATGAAGCGGCCTTTTTAAGATATACCAATTCGCCTCTGCCCAAGGCACTTGCATCTGCTCTTTATGGCAATTATCTTGAGAATTCTGTCAGCAGACTTGAAGTATTTGCATCCTGCTGCTACGAGCATTTTGTTAAGTACGGACTTATGCTTGATGAAAGAAGTGAATATGATTTTGACAATGCAGACCTTGGTAATGTCTTCCACAGCGTTCTGGAACTTTTTTCCTTGAGGCTTGAAGAAAAGGGCATAGAATGGACCAAGTTTACAGATGAGCAGGGGCAGGAGATCCTGTCGGAGGTCATACAGGAAGTTACAGGCGAGTATGGCGAGAATGTCCTGTATTCATCTGCTCGTAATGTTGCTGCTATTGATCGTATGTATCGTATCCTGCTTAGAAGCGTCAAGACACTTCGCTATCAGCTGCAAAAAGGAGATTTTAAGCCTGAGAAGTTCGAGCTGGACTTCAAGGAAGCCGGTAATATAGACGAGATCAATATAGCTCTGACTCCTGAAGAAGAGACCAGGATCAGGCAGAAGATGCAGCTGCATGGCCGCATAGACCGTATGGATATTGCAACTGATGAAGATGACAATATATATATCAAGATCATAGATTTTAAATCAGGCAATAAGTCTTTTGACATAGCTTCTGTGTATTATGGACTGCAGTTACAGCTTGTAGTCTACATGAACGTGGCTATGGCTATGGAGCGTCACGATAACCCTGACAAGGAAGTCGTACCTGCTGCGATATTGTACTATCATGTGGCAGATCCTCTGGTGGATGCCAAGGATACAGACAATGATCCTGAGAGGATCAATCAGAAGATCATCAAAGAGCTCAAAGCATCAGGTGTTATCAATGCTGACAAGAAGGTCATAGATCTTCTTGATAAGTCTATAGCACAAGGCGCTACGGAATCAGATATCCTGCATGTAAAGCTCAAAAAAGACGGATCTTTCTATGCATCATCGCAGGTAATGGAAAATGATTCATACATGGCGGTATCGTCCTATGTAAGGCACAAGATAAGGGAGTATGGCCGCAGAATCCTGGACGGAGATATAGAGGTCAATCCTTATAGTCTTGGCAATAAGAATGCATGCACCTATTGCAATTTCAGGTCTATATGCGGTTTTGATGTATCAACGCCCGGATATCAGCTCAGGGAGCTATCTAAGTTATCTGAGGATGAAGTTATGACACTTATCAAAGATGAGGGACAACATGGCAGAAGTTAA
- a CDS encoding DUF3048 domain-containing protein yields MISKKKLLQAVSVSALSAVLAIGALTNAATVNAQAGINELTGLATTAPENQRPIAVMIDNDKRANPHYGLSEADVVYEMINSTHNNRVTRLMAVYKDYNSVSRIGNIRSTRPTNIMLAAEYNAVLIHDGGPFYIYPYFDATGLNHLSGGFSRIPNGKPREFTEYCTAGEAASRMAKAGYPSAYTAYEGQHYTFGANSLADDAGVAVATNVSVPFPHNSTQFVYNAATGTYDYYEFGSPVVDGDDKQQVTFTNVFLQDCDFTLLDKNGYMVYNCIGTNVGYYLTGGMVIPVTWLKTSYTGATKFYTLDGAELVVNPGKTYIALVPSDAWGQVGIK; encoded by the coding sequence ATGATTTCTAAAAAGAAGTTATTGCAGGCAGTGTCTGTATCTGCTCTTAGTGCTGTTCTTGCAATAGGAGCACTTACTAATGCTGCTACTGTTAATGCTCAGGCCGGCATCAATGAACTTACAGGACTTGCTACAACAGCGCCTGAAAATCAGCGTCCTATAGCTGTCATGATCGACAATGATAAGAGGGCCAATCCTCATTATGGTCTGTCAGAAGCTGATGTTGTATATGAGATGATCAACTCAACTCACAACAACCGTGTAACACGTCTTATGGCTGTCTATAAGGATTACAACTCTGTATCAAGGATCGGTAACATCCGCTCTACAAGACCTACCAATATCATGCTGGCTGCTGAGTACAATGCAGTTCTTATTCATGATGGCGGTCCATTCTATATCTATCCATATTTTGATGCAACAGGTCTTAACCACTTATCAGGCGGATTTTCAAGAATACCTAACGGTAAGCCAAGAGAATTCACAGAATACTGCACAGCCGGTGAAGCTGCTTCCAGAATGGCCAAGGCCGGATATCCATCAGCTTATACCGCATATGAAGGACAGCACTATACATTTGGTGCCAACTCACTTGCAGATGATGCAGGAGTAGCTGTTGCTACAAACGTATCTGTACCATTTCCACACAATTCAACACAGTTCGTATACAACGCTGCAACAGGTACATATGACTATTATGAATTCGGAAGTCCTGTAGTAGACGGTGATGACAAGCAGCAGGTTACATTCACCAATGTATTCCTTCAGGACTGCGACTTCACACTTCTTGATAAGAACGGATATATGGTATATAACTGCATCGGAACCAATGTAGGCTACTACCTCACAGGCGGTATGGTAATCCCTGTAACATGGCTTAAGACATCTTATACAGGAGCTACAAAATTCTACACATTAGATGGTGCTGAGCTTGTAGTTAATCCAGGAAAGACTTATATAGCACTTGTTCCATCTGATGCTTGGGGTCAGGTTGGAATCAAATAA
- a CDS encoding class I SAM-dependent methyltransferase has product MLEKMDDFFTARVNGYDEHMKNNIEGADSFYKYTASLLPKEKNANVLDLGCGTGLELEEFFSINPSSKVTGIDLTKAMLDSLKTKFPDKDITTICGSYFEVSFGADIFDAAVSVESLHHFTKEEKIPLYTKLRKSLKPDGYFILTDYFADLDEQEVCFRQELLRIRQEQNLPDDVFYHYDTPLTVEHEKEALLAAGFTQVEELCSWKATHTLRAIK; this is encoded by the coding sequence ATGCTTGAAAAGATGGATGATTTCTTCACCGCTCGCGTTAATGGATATGACGAGCATATGAAGAACAATATTGAAGGGGCAGATTCATTTTATAAGTATACAGCATCGCTTTTACCAAAAGAGAAAAATGCTAATGTCCTGGATTTAGGATGTGGCACAGGCCTTGAATTAGAAGAATTCTTTTCCATAAATCCTTCTTCTAAAGTTACAGGAATTGACCTGACTAAGGCAATGCTGGATTCGCTTAAGACTAAGTTTCCGGATAAAGACATTACTACTATCTGTGGATCTTATTTCGAGGTTTCGTTTGGTGCAGATATATTTGATGCAGCTGTTTCGGTAGAATCGCTACATCATTTTACAAAAGAGGAAAAAATACCATTATATACAAAGCTCAGAAAATCGCTTAAACCTGACGGTTACTTTATACTTACGGATTACTTTGCTGATCTTGATGAGCAGGAAGTATGTTTCAGACAAGAACTCTTAAGAATACGACAAGAGCAGAATCTGCCTGATGATGTATTCTATCATTACGATACGCCATTAACCGTTGAACATGAAAAGGAAGCTCTTCTTGCTGCCGGATTCACACAGGTTGAGGAGTTATGTAGCTGGAAAGCAACACATACCTTAAGAGCGATAAAATGA
- a CDS encoding Imm1 family immunity protein: MGLISTNNGDYAFENVDEAIDIVKSKLLDKNDIWISLDDKYPCLVVWIFGEYAALNFYQDEAGEMWLSYNADNHEEVSFMAGGEEWSPEATAIVSADDAYACIRTFLEAGSRPDCIRWQEL, translated from the coding sequence ATGGGATTAATAAGCACTAATAATGGAGATTACGCTTTTGAAAATGTAGATGAAGCAATTGATATAGTAAAATCCAAATTACTAGATAAAAATGATATTTGGATCAGCCTTGATGATAAGTATCCTTGCCTGGTTGTCTGGATATTCGGAGAGTATGCTGCTTTAAATTTTTATCAGGATGAAGCAGGAGAAATGTGGCTGTCCTATAACGCTGACAACCATGAAGAAGTGAGCTTTATGGCTGGCGGAGAAGAGTGGAGCCCCGAAGCGACAGCTATTGTAAGTGCGGATGATGCATATGCCTGCATTCGCACATTTCTTGAAGCAGGCAGCAGACCGGATTGTATACGATGGCAGGAACTGTAG
- a CDS encoding CPBP family intramembrane glutamic endopeptidase, which produces MKNGIAVLRVSLGLAVWFLITIAFSRILVHKLPEGIPDIVILILSSMIAPYTLGLAGFLAVAGRMEKVMPKAEIPVTSALLLKSLIIQLGLSIPVITVINIIIRMLGGNVGSSMSADLFGKNWLFYAALLLVFNPIFEELLFRKMILERLLILGKKEAIIISAILFAIPHAISQGIPQMFGTFIVALVWGYIRIKTGRLWPCMVLHSLFNLFCGYIVSALSGTPAGAVVIMLTFMLCLPALSVFLLVRSRSVSNRCI; this is translated from the coding sequence ATGAAGAATGGTATAGCTGTGTTAAGAGTTTCTTTGGGACTTGCAGTGTGGTTTTTGATCACAATAGCGTTTTCAAGAATTTTGGTTCATAAGCTTCCTGAGGGAATACCGGATATTGTAATACTGATTTTGAGCAGTATGATCGCTCCTTATACTTTGGGACTTGCCGGATTCCTGGCGGTTGCAGGTAGGATGGAAAAGGTAATGCCTAAGGCTGAAATCCCTGTAACTAGCGCATTACTACTAAAAAGCCTGATAATTCAGCTTGGACTGTCTATACCGGTTATTACGGTCATTAACATCATTATCAGAATGCTTGGCGGAAACGTTGGCAGCAGTATGTCTGCAGATCTCTTTGGAAAGAACTGGTTGTTCTATGCAGCTTTGCTTTTGGTGTTCAATCCGATTTTCGAAGAACTTCTTTTTAGAAAAATGATTCTTGAAAGGCTTCTGATACTTGGCAAAAAAGAAGCCATCATTATCTCAGCAATCCTTTTTGCAATTCCACATGCTATATCCCAAGGTATTCCTCAGATGTTTGGAACTTTCATTGTCGCTCTGGTTTGGGGATATATCAGGATAAAGACCGGAAGACTCTGGCCATGCATGGTTCTACATAGCTTGTTTAACCTGTTCTGTGGATATATTGTTTCGGCTTTATCTGGTACGCCAGCAGGGGCAGTAGTAATAATGTTAACTTTTATGTTATGTCTTCCTGCGCTATCAGTGTTTTTGCTGGTCAGGAGCAGATCAGTTTCTAATAGGTGCATTTGA
- a CDS encoding NUDIX domain-containing protein, whose product MVKFTWFKDSVPKQLPVKQVYGIAFSADNRVVLRIEDGKYKLTGGKPENTESFEETLKREYIEELNIELEDIHYLGYLLVEENSDKYAQVRMIAKIKDIYDSHVDPATGKIYGRELVAVNGIKDHLNYSDHAGNEMIDDAIQLAKDKDLLRY is encoded by the coding sequence ATGGTTAAATTTACATGGTTCAAAGATTCTGTTCCTAAACAGTTACCAGTAAAACAAGTCTATGGAATAGCATTTTCAGCTGACAATCGAGTCGTTTTGAGAATTGAGGATGGGAAATACAAATTGACTGGTGGAAAGCCTGAAAATACAGAATCCTTTGAAGAGACATTGAAACGGGAATATATTGAAGAATTAAATATTGAATTGGAAGATATCCATTACCTCGGGTATTTATTGGTGGAGGAAAACTCAGATAAGTATGCTCAGGTAAGAATGATAGCGAAGATAAAAGATATTTATGATAGCCATGTTGATCCGGCTACAGGAAAAATTTATGGGAGAGAGCTGGTAGCAGTTAATGGGATTAAAGATCATCTAAACTATTCTGATCATGCAGGTAATGAGATGATTGATGATGCTATACAACTTGCCAAGGACAAAGATCTCTTGAGATATTGA